One part of the Symphalangus syndactylus isolate Jambi chromosome 1, NHGRI_mSymSyn1-v2.1_pri, whole genome shotgun sequence genome encodes these proteins:
- the CSPG5 gene encoding chondroitin sulfate proteoglycan 5 isoform X2, with the protein MGRAGGGGPGRGPPPLLLLLGAALVLASGAVPAREAGSAVEAEELVKGSPAWEPHANDTREEAGPPAAGEDEASWMAPGGELAGPEEVLQASAAVTGTAWLEADSPGLGGVTAEAGSGDAQALPATLQAPHEVLGPSIMPPAIPEATEASGPPSPTPGDKLSPASELPKESPLEVWLNLGGSTPDPQGPEPTYPFQGTLEPQPASDIIDIDYFEGLDGEGRGADLGSFPGSPGTSENHPDTEGETPSWSLLDLYDDFTPFDESDFYPTTSFYDDLDEEEEEEEDDKDAVGGGDLEDENELLVPTGKPGLGPGTGQPTSRWHAVPPQHTLGSVPGSSIALRPRPGEPGRDLASSENGTECRSGFVRHNGSCRSVCDLFPSYCHNGGQCYLVENIGAFCRCNTQDYIWHKGMRCESIITDFQVMCVAVGSAALVLLLLFMMTVFFAKKLYLLKTENTKLRRTNKFRTPSELHNDNFSLSTIAEGSHPNDDPSAPHKIQEALKSCLKEEESFNIQNSMSPKLEGGKGDQADLDVNCLQNNLT; encoded by the exons ATGGGGCGAGCCGGGGGCGGGGGCCCGGGCCGGGGGCCGCCgccactgctgctgcttctgggGGCCGCGCTGGTCCTGGCCTCTGGGGCCGTGCCGG CGCGTGAGGCGGGCAGCGCGGTTGAGGCCGAAGAGCTGGTGAAGGGCAGCCCGGCGTGGGAGCCGCATGCCAACGACACGCGGGAAGAAGCCGGCCCACCAGCGGCTGGAGAAGATGAGGCGTCGTGGATGGCGCCCGGCGGCGAGCTGGCCGGGCCAGAAGAGGTGCTGCAGGCGTCGGCTGCGGTGACCGGCACCGCCTGGCTGGAGGCTGACAGCCCAGGCCTGGGAGGAGTGACCGCAGAGGCGGGCAGTGGCGATGCCCAGGCACTTCCAGCTACGCTCCAGGCTCCCCACGAGGTCCTCGGGCCGTCAATCATGCCCCCTGCCATTCCTGAGGCTACAGAGGCAAGCGGgccaccctcccccacccctggcGACAAGCTGAGCCCAGCTTCTGAACTCCCCAAGGAGAGCCCCTTGGAGGTTTGGCTGAACCTGGGGGGCAGCACACCCGACCCTCAAGGGCCAGAGCCGACTTACCCATTTCAGGGCACCCTGGAGCCCCAACCAGCATCAGATATCATTGATATCGACTACTTCGAAGGATTGGATGGTGAGGGTCGTGGCGCAGACCTGGGGAGCTTCCCAGGGTCACCAGGAACCTCAGAGAACCACCCTGATACTGAGGGAGAGACCCCTTCCTGGAGCCTGCTTGACTTATACGATGATTTCACCCCCTTTGATGAATCTGATTTCTACCCCACCACATCCTTTTATGATGACTtggatgaagaggaggaggaagaggaggatgacAAAGATGCAGTAGGAGGTGGAGACCTAGAAGATGAAAATGAGCTTCTAGTGCCCACTGGGAAGCCTGGTTTGGGGCCCGGGACAGGCCAGCCCACCAGTCGGTGGCATGCTGTCCCTCCACAGCACACTCTGGGGTCGGTCCCTGGCAGCAGCATCGCCCTCAGGCCCCGCCCAGGAGAGCCAGGCAGGGACCTGGCCTCCAGTGAAAATGGCACTGAGTGCCGCAGTGGCTTTGTGCGGCATAACGGCTCCTGCCGGTCAGTGTGCGACCTCTTCCCAAGTTACTGTCACAATGGCGGCCAGTGCTACCTGGTGGAGAACATAGGGGCCTTCTGCAG GTGCAACACGCAGGACTACATCTGGCACAAGGGGATGCGCTGCGAGTCCATCATCACCGACTTCCAGGTGATGTGTGTGGCCGTGGGCTCAGCCGCTCTCGTCCTGCTCCTGCTCTTCATGATGACGGTGTTCTTTGCCAAGAAGCTCTACCTGCTCAAGACGGAGAATACCAAGCTGCGTAGGACCAA CAAATTCCGGACCCCATCTGAGCTCCACAATGATAACTTCTCCCTCTCCACCATTGCCGAGGGCTCTCACCCAAAT GATGATCCTAGTGCTCCCCACAAAATCCAGGAGGCTCTCAAGTCCTGCCTGAAAGAGGAGGAGTCATTTAACATCCAGAACTCCATGTCGCCCAAACTTGAGGGTGGCAAAGGTGACCAGGCTGACTTAGATGTGAACTGTCTTCAGAATAATTTAACCTAA
- the CSPG5 gene encoding chondroitin sulfate proteoglycan 5 isoform X1, giving the protein MGRAGGGGPGRGPPPLLLLLGAALVLASGAVPAREAGSAVEAEELVKGSPAWEPHANDTREEAGPPAAGEDEASWMAPGGELAGPEEVLQASAAVTGTAWLEADSPGLGGVTAEAGSGDAQALPATLQAPHEVLGPSIMPPAIPEATEASGPPSPTPGDKLSPASELPKESPLEVWLNLGGSTPDPQGPEPTYPFQGTLEPQPASDIIDIDYFEGLDGEGRGADLGSFPGSPGTSENHPDTEGETPSWSLLDLYDDFTPFDESDFYPTTSFYDDLDEEEEEEEDDKDAVGGGDLEDENELLVPTGKPGLGPGTGQPTSRWHAVPPQHTLGSVPGSSIALRPRPGEPGRDLASSENGTECRSGFVRHNGSCRSVCDLFPSYCHNGGQCYLVENIGAFCRCNTQDYIWHKGMRCESIITDFQVMCVAVGSAALVLLLLFMMTVFFAKKLYLLKTENTKLRRTNKFRTPSELHNDNFSLSTIAEGSHPNVRKLCNTPRTSSPHARALAHYDNVICQDDPSAPHKIQEALKSCLKEEESFNIQNSMSPKLEGGKGDQADLDVNCLQNNLT; this is encoded by the exons ATGGGGCGAGCCGGGGGCGGGGGCCCGGGCCGGGGGCCGCCgccactgctgctgcttctgggGGCCGCGCTGGTCCTGGCCTCTGGGGCCGTGCCGG CGCGTGAGGCGGGCAGCGCGGTTGAGGCCGAAGAGCTGGTGAAGGGCAGCCCGGCGTGGGAGCCGCATGCCAACGACACGCGGGAAGAAGCCGGCCCACCAGCGGCTGGAGAAGATGAGGCGTCGTGGATGGCGCCCGGCGGCGAGCTGGCCGGGCCAGAAGAGGTGCTGCAGGCGTCGGCTGCGGTGACCGGCACCGCCTGGCTGGAGGCTGACAGCCCAGGCCTGGGAGGAGTGACCGCAGAGGCGGGCAGTGGCGATGCCCAGGCACTTCCAGCTACGCTCCAGGCTCCCCACGAGGTCCTCGGGCCGTCAATCATGCCCCCTGCCATTCCTGAGGCTACAGAGGCAAGCGGgccaccctcccccacccctggcGACAAGCTGAGCCCAGCTTCTGAACTCCCCAAGGAGAGCCCCTTGGAGGTTTGGCTGAACCTGGGGGGCAGCACACCCGACCCTCAAGGGCCAGAGCCGACTTACCCATTTCAGGGCACCCTGGAGCCCCAACCAGCATCAGATATCATTGATATCGACTACTTCGAAGGATTGGATGGTGAGGGTCGTGGCGCAGACCTGGGGAGCTTCCCAGGGTCACCAGGAACCTCAGAGAACCACCCTGATACTGAGGGAGAGACCCCTTCCTGGAGCCTGCTTGACTTATACGATGATTTCACCCCCTTTGATGAATCTGATTTCTACCCCACCACATCCTTTTATGATGACTtggatgaagaggaggaggaagaggaggatgacAAAGATGCAGTAGGAGGTGGAGACCTAGAAGATGAAAATGAGCTTCTAGTGCCCACTGGGAAGCCTGGTTTGGGGCCCGGGACAGGCCAGCCCACCAGTCGGTGGCATGCTGTCCCTCCACAGCACACTCTGGGGTCGGTCCCTGGCAGCAGCATCGCCCTCAGGCCCCGCCCAGGAGAGCCAGGCAGGGACCTGGCCTCCAGTGAAAATGGCACTGAGTGCCGCAGTGGCTTTGTGCGGCATAACGGCTCCTGCCGGTCAGTGTGCGACCTCTTCCCAAGTTACTGTCACAATGGCGGCCAGTGCTACCTGGTGGAGAACATAGGGGCCTTCTGCAG GTGCAACACGCAGGACTACATCTGGCACAAGGGGATGCGCTGCGAGTCCATCATCACCGACTTCCAGGTGATGTGTGTGGCCGTGGGCTCAGCCGCTCTCGTCCTGCTCCTGCTCTTCATGATGACGGTGTTCTTTGCCAAGAAGCTCTACCTGCTCAAGACGGAGAATACCAAGCTGCGTAGGACCAA CAAATTCCGGACCCCATCTGAGCTCCACAATGATAACTTCTCCCTCTCCACCATTGCCGAGGGCTCTCACCCAAATGTAAGGAAACTTTGCAACACTCCCCGTACCTCCTCCCCCCATGCCCGTGCCTTGGCTCACTATGATAACGTTATCTGTCAG GATGATCCTAGTGCTCCCCACAAAATCCAGGAGGCTCTCAAGTCCTGCCTGAAAGAGGAGGAGTCATTTAACATCCAGAACTCCATGTCGCCCAAACTTGAGGGTGGCAAAGGTGACCAGGCTGACTTAGATGTGAACTGTCTTCAGAATAATTTAACCTAA
- the CSPG5 gene encoding chondroitin sulfate proteoglycan 5 isoform X3 has translation MAPGGELAGPEEVLQASAAVTGTAWLEADSPGLGGVTAEAGSGDAQALPATLQAPHEVLGPSIMPPAIPEATEASGPPSPTPGDKLSPASELPKESPLEVWLNLGGSTPDPQGPEPTYPFQGTLEPQPASDIIDIDYFEGLDGEGRGADLGSFPGSPGTSENHPDTEGETPSWSLLDLYDDFTPFDESDFYPTTSFYDDLDEEEEEEEDDKDAVGGGDLEDENELLVPTGKPGLGPGTGQPTSRWHAVPPQHTLGSVPGSSIALRPRPGEPGRDLASSENGTECRSGFVRHNGSCRSVCDLFPSYCHNGGQCYLVENIGAFCRCNTQDYIWHKGMRCESIITDFQVMCVAVGSAALVLLLLFMMTVFFAKKLYLLKTENTKLRRTNKFRTPSELHNDNFSLSTIAEGSHPNVRKLCNTPRTSSPHARALAHYDNVICQDDPSAPHKIQEALKSCLKEEESFNIQNSMSPKLEGGKGDQADLDVNCLQNNLT, from the exons ATGGCGCCCGGCGGCGAGCTGGCCGGGCCAGAAGAGGTGCTGCAGGCGTCGGCTGCGGTGACCGGCACCGCCTGGCTGGAGGCTGACAGCCCAGGCCTGGGAGGAGTGACCGCAGAGGCGGGCAGTGGCGATGCCCAGGCACTTCCAGCTACGCTCCAGGCTCCCCACGAGGTCCTCGGGCCGTCAATCATGCCCCCTGCCATTCCTGAGGCTACAGAGGCAAGCGGgccaccctcccccacccctggcGACAAGCTGAGCCCAGCTTCTGAACTCCCCAAGGAGAGCCCCTTGGAGGTTTGGCTGAACCTGGGGGGCAGCACACCCGACCCTCAAGGGCCAGAGCCGACTTACCCATTTCAGGGCACCCTGGAGCCCCAACCAGCATCAGATATCATTGATATCGACTACTTCGAAGGATTGGATGGTGAGGGTCGTGGCGCAGACCTGGGGAGCTTCCCAGGGTCACCAGGAACCTCAGAGAACCACCCTGATACTGAGGGAGAGACCCCTTCCTGGAGCCTGCTTGACTTATACGATGATTTCACCCCCTTTGATGAATCTGATTTCTACCCCACCACATCCTTTTATGATGACTtggatgaagaggaggaggaagaggaggatgacAAAGATGCAGTAGGAGGTGGAGACCTAGAAGATGAAAATGAGCTTCTAGTGCCCACTGGGAAGCCTGGTTTGGGGCCCGGGACAGGCCAGCCCACCAGTCGGTGGCATGCTGTCCCTCCACAGCACACTCTGGGGTCGGTCCCTGGCAGCAGCATCGCCCTCAGGCCCCGCCCAGGAGAGCCAGGCAGGGACCTGGCCTCCAGTGAAAATGGCACTGAGTGCCGCAGTGGCTTTGTGCGGCATAACGGCTCCTGCCGGTCAGTGTGCGACCTCTTCCCAAGTTACTGTCACAATGGCGGCCAGTGCTACCTGGTGGAGAACATAGGGGCCTTCTGCAG GTGCAACACGCAGGACTACATCTGGCACAAGGGGATGCGCTGCGAGTCCATCATCACCGACTTCCAGGTGATGTGTGTGGCCGTGGGCTCAGCCGCTCTCGTCCTGCTCCTGCTCTTCATGATGACGGTGTTCTTTGCCAAGAAGCTCTACCTGCTCAAGACGGAGAATACCAAGCTGCGTAGGACCAA CAAATTCCGGACCCCATCTGAGCTCCACAATGATAACTTCTCCCTCTCCACCATTGCCGAGGGCTCTCACCCAAATGTAAGGAAACTTTGCAACACTCCCCGTACCTCCTCCCCCCATGCCCGTGCCTTGGCTCACTATGATAACGTTATCTGTCAG GATGATCCTAGTGCTCCCCACAAAATCCAGGAGGCTCTCAAGTCCTGCCTGAAAGAGGAGGAGTCATTTAACATCCAGAACTCCATGTCGCCCAAACTTGAGGGTGGCAAAGGTGACCAGGCTGACTTAGATGTGAACTGTCTTCAGAATAATTTAACCTAA